The sequence GTGCGCGGCCTCGCCCGGCGGAGATCGATGAGCAGCGACGGCGGCTTCGTCCCGCGAGCTCCGGCGATCGTGTGCGCCAGCAGCGTTCGTGCAACCGGGCTCGGAAGCGTCGCGACGCCGAAGAGCGCGCGTACCGGGTAGCGAGGGAGATCGATCGCTTCGATCCGATGAGCCGCCATCACCGCCCGAACTTCGCGTATCATGCGAATTTCGAGGGTGAAGATCTTATCGAAGTGCACGAAGCGGTTCGGCAGGACGTTGAGAATGGCGCAGCTCGCGTTAGCCACCACGTTGAGCGCCAGCTTGCTCCATTTGAGCGCACGCCAGTCCTCGACCACCTTCACGTTTAGCCCGGTGCTCGCGAAGGTCGCCGAGAGCCAGTTGTATGCGTTGGAGCCGATCGGCGCGAGCGCGAGGCCGCCGCCGTCTTTCGCAGGATGGGCGTTTCCGTCTCGATCGCGGTCGACCGGGGTCGTGAGCGCCGCGGCCACGACGTTGTCGGGGCCGAACGCGGCCGCCAGCTTCTCCTCGTTGCCGACGCCGTTTTGCGGCGAGACGAAGACGCACTTCTCCGGATAGGCGATCGCCGCACGCAGGGTTTCGATTGCACCGTCGGTGTCGTAGGACTTGGTCGCAATAATCGCCACGTCGGCATCGTACGGCCGAACGGCCGAGAGGTCGCGCGGTGCGTAGGCGACGTCGACTCCGACCGAACGCAACAGGTCGCCGAGGTACGTACCGACCGCGCCCCGGCCGGTAATGTACACGTTCACGGGACGACGCCCGTCGAACCGAAGCCTCCTTCGCCGCGCGGACTGGGCGGGAGCTCCTCGACAACTTCAAACTCGGCACGCGAGACCGGCGCGACGACCATCTGGGCGATGCGATCGCCGCGATTGATGAGAACCGGTTTGCTTCCAAGGTTTGCGAGCACCACGCAAACCTCGCCGCGATAGTCGGCGTCGATCGTCCCGGGTGAGTTGAGGCACGTGACGCCGCTTTGAATAGCAAGCCCGCTCCGCGGCCGAACCTGTGCCTCGTAGCCGGGCGGAAGAGCGATCGAGAGACCCGTCGGCACGAGTGCGCGCGCCCCCGGCAGCAGCGTAAGCTGATCGCCGATCGCCGCGCAGAGATCGGCGCCCGCGGCATGCTCGCTCATATATGCAGGCAACGGCAGACCTTCGCCTTGCGGCAGGCGCGCAACCGCGACACGCACGCGCTCCACTATGCGGTCTCCACTAAAGCTGAGCGAGCTCTTCTCGGAAGCTTTCGATATCGCGGAACGATCGATAGACGCTAGCAAAGCGAATGTACGCGACCGGATCGAGTTTTCGCAGCGCTTCCATGAGCTTCTCGCCGACCATCGCCGAGGGTACCTCGCTCTCTCCGCGGGCGAAGAGTTCGCGTTCCAAATCGGCGGCCACCGCCTCCATACGCCCTTCGGAGATCGGCCGCTTTTCGCACGCTTTTCGCAGCCCGGCCAAAATCTTATCACGGCTGTACTGTTCCCGCCGGCCATCCTTTTTGACGACGAAGAGGCGCGGCACTTCCATGCGTTCGTAGGTCGTAAAGCGGTGCTTGCAGCGCGGATCCAGACACTCGCGGCGGCGGCGCACCACGGTTTCGTCGTCGCGCGAGTCGACGACGCGGGTCTCGCTCTTACGACAGGTCGGGCAAGTCAGTGGTAAATATCCCCCCCACGGCATATCTTGTGGGCGAGCGTATTATACGTCACTAGTGGTGGGTTAGGGAACGCTGGAGAGCAAAAAGGGCCGCTGATTTCAGCGGCCCGGCAACGGGAGCGCGGCCAAAGATTAGCTCGCGGCGCCGATTTTGAACATCTTGGTCCCGCAAACGGGGCACTTGCCCTCGGTTGCCGGACGACCGTTTTTCATCGTGATCTGGACTGC comes from Candidatus Cybelea sp. and encodes:
- a CDS encoding ketopantoate reductase C-terminal domain-containing protein — encoded protein: MNVYITGRGAVGTYLGDLLRSVGVDVAYAPRDLSAVRPYDADVAIIATKSYDTDGAIETLRAAIAYPEKCVFVSPQNGVGNEEKLAAAFGPDNVVAAALTTPVDRDRDGNAHPAKDGGGLALAPIGSNAYNWLSATFASTGLNVKVVEDWRALKWSKLALNVVANASCAILNVLPNRFVHFDKIFTLEIRMIREVRAVMAAHRIEAIDLPRYPVRALFGVATLPSPVARTLLAHTIAGARGTKPPSLLIDLRRARPRTEVDVLNGAVAAAGHEVGVPVPVNSVYTRVLNDIAHTPPLWAKYREHPDRLEAEVEAEVKRVKVLARR
- the dut gene encoding dUTP diphosphatase produces the protein MERVRVAVARLPQGEGLPLPAYMSEHAAGADLCAAIGDQLTLLPGARALVPTGLSIALPPGYEAQVRPRSGLAIQSGVTCLNSPGTIDADYRGEVCVVLANLGSKPVLINRGDRIAQMVVAPVSRAEFEVVEELPPSPRGEGGFGSTGVVP
- the nrdR gene encoding transcriptional regulator NrdR, producing the protein MPWGGYLPLTCPTCRKSETRVVDSRDDETVVRRRRECLDPRCKHRFTTYERMEVPRLFVVKKDGRREQYSRDKILAGLRKACEKRPISEGRMEAVAADLERELFARGESEVPSAMVGEKLMEALRKLDPVAYIRFASVYRSFRDIESFREELAQL